ATTTTGTcagaaatatttttttcactcAGTTATTATCTATTGCAtgactttgaaaaacaaatgtGCCCCTTGGTTGTCAACATTCTTATTTAGTAAGAACTTCAGTAGATATGGCCAAACTAACAGATTCTGGAAGTACAAGAAATCGATCTGAAAGTGTTTCACAAAACGTTGGCGCCGTAGAGTTTGTTCAAGTAGTTAAACAAGAACACGGCTACGACGAAAAAGAATATAAGAAAATACTAAGATCAgaaatagaaaaagaatcaaaaaagCCTAGGAACATATTCTTAATTTATCGAAGTTTAGTTAAGCAGTATCTTATGAACTACTTATCCATTAAGGGCTTCACAGAGATTTCAGAAGAGTCGGGTAAAGTAAGCTAATTTTATGGTTAACatgatttgtttttcttgaatcATATACTAACACTACACAGTTGTGGAAAAGTAGAAGTTCGGAAGTTGAACATTATGTAAAGTATCTAGCGGAGCAGGAAGAAagattttttgaaaatgagcAAACTCAACGGCTTAAAGATCGTTCGAGCAGCGCATCGGAAAAACTAAAAGAGAAGACTTTGTCTCAATTAACTGTCGATGGATATAATGGGAGAGAGCCAAAAGGTGAAACAGTCAAAAAAGATGTGTTTCGAGTATACAAACctaaaaagagaaagagatCTGGTGTGAGGTCTAAAATGAAGAGTCTGAGgtcaaaacaaaacagaGTTGAGGATATTTTTTGTGTTCCAAACATAGAATTTCAAGATataaaataagaaaagttatttgaatatttaaATCTTCGAGAGACAAGGATTTATTGTTAGAAGAGGTATATCGCAGAAGTTCAGGTAAGCCTGCAAGTAATTCTGAAAGATTACTTTCTAATGTGTAAGTTAGctaaatatttgaaaataggTTTGA
The Pichia kudriavzevii chromosome 2, complete sequence DNA segment above includes these coding regions:
- a CDS encoding uncharacterized protein (PKUD0B01585; MATa2 gene), which produces MAKLTDSGSTRNRSESVSQNVGAVEFVQVVKQEHGYDEKEYKKILRSEIEKESKKPRNIFLIYRSLVKQYLMNYLSIKGFTEISEESGKLWKSRSSEVEHYVKYLAEQEERFFENEQTQRLKDRSSSASEKLKEKTLSQLTVDGYNGREPKGETVKKDVFRVYKPKKRKRSGVRSKMKSLRSKQNRVEDIFCVPNIEFQDIK